From Thermodesulfobacteriota bacterium, the proteins below share one genomic window:
- a CDS encoding sulfite exporter TauE/SafE family protein, translating to MSELLFFATAFIAEVIGTAIGFGSSTIFMPIALFFINFKAALILVAFFHVFGNLGRLTFFRHGLDKKLILLFGVPSIILTGVGAVFVKYISQDIFKLILGIFLLIFSITTTFRPEFRFSATKRSAIIGGGLSGFLAGLIGTGGALRGAFLIAFDLEKTRYIASAAAIAIGVDLTRIPIYLGSGFLEKKYYLYVPLLFVIAFAGSYTGRKVLTKIPQSFFRRLVLVAIALMSLKFVIDGVTNLFR from the coding sequence CTGAGTGAATTATTATTTTTTGCGACGGCATTTATTGCTGAGGTAATAGGAACGGCTATAGGTTTTGGTTCTTCAACAATTTTCATGCCTATTGCCTTATTTTTTATAAACTTCAAGGCTGCTCTAATACTTGTCGCCTTCTTCCATGTATTCGGAAATTTAGGAAGATTAACTTTTTTTCGTCATGGTCTCGATAAAAAACTGATATTACTCTTCGGAGTGCCAAGTATTATTTTGACAGGAGTTGGGGCTGTATTTGTGAAATATATTTCTCAAGATATTTTCAAGTTGATTCTAGGGATCTTTCTCTTAATATTTTCCATAACCACGACTTTCAGACCTGAGTTTAGGTTTTCTGCGACAAAAAGGAGCGCCATAATTGGAGGGGGTCTATCAGGTTTCTTAGCGGGTTTAATTGGCACTGGCGGGGCATTGAGGGGCGCCTTTCTAATTGCTTTTGACTTGGAGAAAACAAGGTATATAGCTTCTGCGGCCGCTATTGCTATAGGAGTCGATTTGACTAGGATTCCCATATATTTAGGAAGTGGATTTCTAGAAAAGAAATATTATCTCTATGTACCTTTGCTATTCGTAATTGCTTTTGCTGGTTCCTATACAGGGAGGAAAGTATTAACAAAAATACCTCAAAGTTTTTTTAGAAGATTGGTTCTAGTTGCAATCGCGCTCATGAGCTTGAAATTTGTTATTGACGGTGTCACTAATTTATTTCGTTAG